The Solibacillus daqui genome has a segment encoding these proteins:
- a CDS encoding WYL domain-containing protein, with product MNLPIFEYLWQLAQAVHYKKIVHFQYCREFDEVSSERIVKLGGVIFSEYYFYLVAYQTKKVISRD from the coding sequence ATGAATTTACCGATTTTTGAGTATTTATGGCAATTGGCGCAAGCGGTTCATTATAAAAAAATAGTACATTTTCAGTATTGTCGGGAGTTTGATGAAGTGTCGAGTGAACGCATTGTAAAGCTAGGTGGTGTTATTTTTTCTGAGTATTACTTCTATTTAGTCGCCTATCAAACAAAAAAGGTAATATCTCGTGATTAG
- a CDS encoding endonuclease Q family protein: MKEIYADLHIHIGRTEKGRAVKITGSRNLTLNNILETATSKKGLDLVGIIDCHSPEVIEELEQLILAGTATELDEGGVRFKKTTLILGSEIEIYDANCHGPIHVLCYMPTIETMKIFSNWMSAHVKNIHLSSQRIYCDGRTLQQKVQELGGLFIPAHVFTPFKSLFGKGVKSSLSEVFDPDLIDAIELGLSSDTHMVKGIAELLPYNFVTNSDAHSLGKLAREYQKMNVADANFVELKMALKQQEGRGILANYGLNPLLGKYHDTVCANCGEKSIEESPIRCPFCGKQHFLKGVAKRIGELSDPAVQEIDRPPYIHQVPLDFIPGIGPKTIEKLLNTFGTEMNILHKTSLEELQQIIPEKLANTIDAARKGTLGITVGGGGVYGMINVE; this comes from the coding sequence TTGAAAGAAATTTACGCGGATTTACATATACATATTGGTCGAACAGAAAAGGGCCGGGCAGTGAAAATTACTGGGAGTCGCAATTTAACGCTGAATAATATTCTAGAAACAGCTACTTCAAAAAAAGGACTCGACTTAGTCGGTATTATCGATTGTCACTCTCCTGAAGTCATCGAGGAACTCGAGCAATTAATTCTTGCAGGAACTGCAACGGAACTAGACGAAGGAGGCGTACGCTTTAAAAAAACGACGCTCATTTTAGGCTCAGAAATTGAAATTTACGATGCAAATTGTCACGGACCGATTCATGTGCTTTGCTATATGCCAACAATCGAAACGATGAAGATCTTTTCAAACTGGATGAGCGCTCACGTGAAAAATATTCATTTAAGTTCACAGCGAATCTATTGTGATGGGCGGACATTGCAGCAAAAAGTTCAGGAGCTTGGTGGATTATTTATACCGGCCCATGTATTTACACCATTTAAAAGCCTTTTTGGCAAAGGCGTAAAAAGTAGCTTAAGTGAAGTGTTTGATCCCGATTTAATTGACGCGATTGAGCTCGGTTTAAGCTCAGATACACATATGGTAAAAGGCATAGCTGAATTACTTCCATATAATTTTGTCACCAATTCAGATGCACATTCTCTCGGAAAACTTGCCCGTGAATATCAAAAAATGAACGTAGCTGATGCGAACTTTGTAGAATTAAAAATGGCGCTAAAGCAGCAAGAGGGACGTGGGATTTTAGCCAATTATGGATTAAATCCTTTGCTCGGCAAATATCATGATACGGTCTGTGCCAATTGTGGTGAGAAAAGCATTGAAGAAAGCCCCATTCGTTGCCCATTTTGTGGCAAGCAGCATTTTCTTAAAGGCGTTGCAAAACGAATAGGTGAACTATCCGATCCGGCAGTGCAGGAAATTGACAGACCACCTTATATTCACCAGGTGCCACTCGATTTTATTCCGGGCATCGGTCCCAAAACAATCGAAAAATTATTAAATACGTTCGGTACAGAAATGAATATCCTTCACAAAACGTCTTTAGAGGAGCTCCAACAGATTATTCCTGAAAAATTGGCCAATACAATCGACGCAGCCAGAAAAGGAACATTAGGAATTACCGTTGGGGGTGGCGGCGTTTATGGGATGATTAATGTAGAATAG
- a CDS encoding 3-ketoacyl-ACP reductase: MGQSLQGKVAVVTGAARGIGKAVAVALAKEGVNVGVIARSEDALQQVVKEMESHGVKAAYATADVSNLEQVQAAAAKLKQELGLTDILINNAGVGKFEKLVDMDPADFKEIVDINVMGTFYVSHTIVPQLIEKNAGDVINISSTNGLNGAATSSAYSASKFGVIGLTESLAAEVRRNNIRVTALAPSTIATDLADALNLVPADKKEQYMHPEDIAEYIVAQLKLNQRMYIKNATFMNTNPF, encoded by the coding sequence ATGGGTCAATCATTACAAGGGAAAGTAGCGGTTGTAACAGGTGCTGCACGTGGTATTGGGAAAGCGGTAGCGGTAGCATTAGCAAAAGAGGGTGTCAATGTCGGTGTGATTGCGCGCTCTGAAGATGCTTTGCAGCAAGTAGTGAAAGAAATGGAAAGTCACGGTGTAAAAGCTGCTTATGCGACAGCGGATGTTTCAAATTTAGAGCAAGTACAAGCGGCAGCTGCAAAGTTAAAACAAGAATTAGGGTTAACGGATATTTTAATTAACAATGCCGGTGTTGGGAAATTTGAAAAGCTTGTCGATATGGATCCGGCAGACTTTAAAGAAATTGTCGATATCAATGTGATGGGAACGTTTTATGTATCACATACGATTGTGCCGCAGTTAATCGAAAAAAACGCAGGCGATGTGATTAATATTTCATCAACAAATGGCCTAAATGGCGCGGCAACATCAAGTGCCTATAGCGCATCAAAATTTGGTGTAATTGGTTTAACCGAATCACTTGCAGCAGAAGTGCGTCGCAATAATATTCGTGTAACAGCACTCGCACCAAGCACGATTGCGACAGACTTAGCAGATGCACTGAACTTAGTGCCAGCCGACAAAAAAGAGCAATACATGCACCCAGAAGATATTGCCGAATACATCGTGGCACAATTAAAATTAAACCAACGTATGTATATTAAAAACGCAACATTCATGAATACAAATCCATTTTAA
- a CDS encoding glutathionylspermidine synthase family protein — translation MKPDYSKRDEFYAPYKDHFFADFVDLEYALYDVMVLPEKKIEEIRFASHMLWGIFCKVARLLPTLTKEQLLALGLREEMLDYLHLDYLAQMAVLARFDFICTDDGRIKCIELNGDTPFLVQETFEMNEKLCAEFCVKNPNDTKQFIKGMSQALFQTMQYLNKTTTPKVVITGKEAVNDIEEHCQVKFMQRVLPFDVEYVPIKELIIINNGSQRGLYTANMERIDILYRPAHPIEFLLDDVAEDGDRIGLQLLDLVRDKELAIINAPAAYLLQSKILLWLIWERRNDETLFTKHERGAIKRYMLPTFLSDAPFLDAGRAFVKKPVFSREGNTVEIFDALGDMQMASPNRHYTDNLYLYQEFVEMPNLTIRLLDGEHMKKWLIGSFMVDGNACGLACRVGNAITEWDSHWLAVGSKYV, via the coding sequence ATGAAACCAGATTACAGCAAACGCGATGAGTTTTACGCACCTTATAAAGACCATTTTTTTGCTGACTTTGTTGATCTTGAATACGCCCTTTACGATGTGATGGTACTACCTGAGAAAAAAATCGAAGAAATTCGCTTCGCCTCACATATGCTGTGGGGCATTTTTTGTAAAGTGGCTCGCTTGCTGCCTACGCTAACGAAAGAGCAGCTGCTAGCACTTGGGTTACGTGAGGAAATGTTGGATTATCTTCATCTTGATTACTTAGCCCAAATGGCGGTGCTCGCACGTTTTGATTTTATTTGTACGGATGATGGACGAATTAAATGTATTGAACTTAATGGAGATACACCCTTTTTAGTGCAGGAAACGTTTGAGATGAATGAAAAATTATGCGCGGAGTTTTGCGTCAAAAATCCGAATGATACGAAACAATTCATCAAAGGGATGTCACAGGCATTGTTTCAGACGATGCAGTATCTGAATAAAACTACAACGCCTAAAGTAGTGATTACTGGCAAAGAAGCGGTAAATGATATCGAAGAACATTGTCAGGTGAAGTTTATGCAACGTGTGCTGCCATTTGATGTGGAATATGTACCGATAAAAGAGCTTATTATTATCAATAATGGGTCGCAGCGTGGACTCTATACAGCAAATATGGAGCGCATTGATATTTTATACCGCCCCGCCCATCCAATTGAGTTTTTACTGGATGATGTTGCAGAAGACGGTGACCGTATTGGCTTACAGCTACTTGACCTTGTGCGTGATAAAGAGCTGGCCATTATCAATGCGCCTGCAGCCTACTTGTTACAATCAAAAATTTTACTTTGGCTTATTTGGGAGCGCCGCAACGATGAAACGCTATTTACTAAACACGAGCGTGGGGCGATTAAGCGCTACATGTTACCGACCTTTTTAAGTGATGCCCCATTTTTAGATGCTGGTCGTGCTTTCGTTAAAAAGCCCGTATTTTCACGTGAAGGTAACACTGTTGAAATTTTTGATGCACTTGGTGACATGCAAATGGCTTCTCCAAACCGTCATTATACGGATAATTTGTACTTGTATCAGGAGTTTGTCGAAATGCCCAATCTCACCATTCGTTTACTGGATGGCGAACATATGAAAAAATGGCTCATTGGCTCGTTTATGGTAGATGGAAATGCTTGTGGTTTAGCGTGCCGTGTAGGCAATGCCATTACCGAATGGGATTCCCATTGGCTAGCGGTTGGAAGTAAATATGTATAA
- a CDS encoding response regulator transcription factor, which yields MELNILICDDDKEIVRAISIYLENEGYQVFKAYNGLEAIDLIRDHVIHLIIMDIMMPKMDGITATMKIRQENMIPLIMLSAKSEDHDKILGLNIGADDYMGKPFNPLELMARVKSQLRRYTTFGSLEVSNHVFQSGGLTIDDEQKVITVDKEEVHLTPVQYKIVKLLTANAGKVFTIEEIYEKVWNERAVNPENTVAVHIRKIREKIEINPKEPKYLKVVWGVGYKIEKY from the coding sequence ATGGAATTGAATATTTTAATTTGTGATGATGATAAAGAAATTGTAAGGGCGATTAGCATTTATTTAGAAAATGAAGGATATCAAGTGTTCAAAGCTTATAATGGGCTGGAGGCAATCGATCTGATTCGAGACCACGTGATTCACCTCATTATTATGGATATTATGATGCCGAAAATGGATGGGATTACGGCAACGATGAAAATTCGACAAGAGAATATGATTCCGTTAATTATGCTTTCTGCAAAGTCGGAGGATCATGATAAAATTCTCGGACTAAATATTGGCGCAGATGATTATATGGGTAAGCCGTTTAATCCGTTAGAACTGATGGCAAGAGTGAAATCGCAGCTCAGAAGGTATACGACATTTGGCAGTCTTGAAGTGAGTAATCATGTATTTCAATCAGGCGGGCTTACGATTGATGACGAACAGAAAGTCATTACGGTGGATAAAGAAGAGGTTCATTTAACACCGGTACAGTATAAAATTGTAAAGCTCCTCACAGCAAATGCGGGAAAAGTTTTCACAATTGAAGAGATTTATGAAAAGGTTTGGAATGAAAGGGCTGTGAATCCAGAAAATACGGTGGCAGTCCATATCCGAAAGATTCGAGAAAAAATTGAAATTAACCCGAAAGAGCCGAAGTATTTAAAAGTTGTATGGGGAGTGGGATATAAAATTGAGAAATATTAG
- a CDS encoding HAMP domain-containing sensor histidine kinase, giving the protein MRNISHALFTKVVVFLLAVVCLTGAVKAVIDMEVNEVHLSSINQDSYLESRAFADESYEIIAPLAQLIGKYKSEEHILSGKTLTEEEIRVIEENLYNDFRYSYRYNDNLSEAENTRIYQEKYADDINRKKDESMREQLREFYQLLSTLESNKGIIYYASNGEQVFSNSGLNKKEQFEDYNTYMLFEDYQQKIVPNEAKESGYVGYFTHEVERLNPQTDVIYVAFKESSLQQKIQEWEKDKGIAKNLLNEFIVFLAGFILTFIYLIIVIGRTSFKDKEIHLNVIDKLYNDLNIVIAVSLTTWWIIMLVEVFRDMYMLLSVPIFSIALLMVLSLVKHIKNRTLLSHTLIYQLLKKVFLAVKNVFDSGSIGVKTVLLVIGYPVVVAATFFIFPLTIGLAAWYALKKVKSFNRIKEGVEKIKNGDLHHRIEVDGKGEISQLATNINRITDGLKKSVDSEIKSERLKTELITNVSHDIRTPLTSIITYVDLLKIETDPEKMAEYIDVLDQKSKRLQHLTDDLFEAAKASSGSMPVQIERIDIVSLLTQGIGEMDEKIEASALDFKLAYPIEKVYVNADGKLLWRAVENLFSNIFKYAQPASRVYIDVEDLGNEIGVTFKNISAYELNISADELMERFKRGDESRTSQGSGLGLSIAESLIHIQHGKFLVQVDGDLFKVMIYLPKISNE; this is encoded by the coding sequence TTGAGAAATATTAGTCATGCACTATTTACGAAAGTGGTTGTGTTTTTACTTGCCGTCGTTTGTTTAACCGGTGCAGTGAAGGCAGTTATCGACATGGAAGTAAATGAGGTTCATCTTAGTAGTATAAATCAAGATAGTTATCTTGAAAGCCGAGCATTCGCTGATGAAAGTTATGAAATTATTGCCCCTTTAGCGCAATTAATCGGAAAATATAAAAGTGAAGAACATATTTTAAGCGGGAAGACACTAACTGAAGAAGAGATAAGAGTAATCGAAGAAAATTTATATAATGATTTCCGTTATTCATACAGATATAATGACAATTTGAGTGAAGCGGAAAATACTCGTATATATCAAGAAAAATATGCAGATGACATAAATCGTAAAAAAGACGAAAGCATGAGAGAGCAGTTAAGAGAATTTTACCAGTTACTCAGCACATTAGAATCAAATAAAGGGATTATCTATTATGCGAGTAACGGTGAACAAGTATTTTCTAATAGTGGACTCAATAAGAAAGAGCAATTTGAGGATTATAATACCTATATGCTATTTGAGGATTATCAACAAAAGATTGTCCCAAATGAAGCGAAAGAAAGTGGTTACGTAGGTTACTTTACTCATGAAGTTGAAAGGCTGAATCCACAAACGGATGTCATTTATGTGGCGTTTAAAGAATCTTCCTTACAACAAAAAATACAGGAATGGGAAAAAGATAAAGGAATTGCTAAAAATTTACTTAATGAATTCATTGTATTTTTAGCAGGATTTATTTTAACTTTCATTTATTTAATTATAGTTATTGGAAGAACGTCATTTAAAGATAAAGAAATTCATTTGAATGTCATTGACAAACTTTATAATGATCTCAATATCGTGATCGCCGTTTCTTTAACAACGTGGTGGATCATCATGCTTGTGGAAGTGTTCCGTGATATGTACATGCTTCTTTCAGTACCTATTTTTAGTATCGCATTATTGATGGTTTTATCGCTCGTAAAGCATATTAAAAATCGAACATTACTTTCGCATACACTTATTTATCAACTGCTTAAAAAGGTCTTTCTTGCGGTGAAAAATGTCTTTGATAGTGGAAGTATCGGTGTGAAAACTGTGCTACTAGTTATTGGTTATCCAGTAGTAGTTGCGGCAACATTTTTCATATTCCCGCTTACGATTGGTCTTGCAGCTTGGTATGCGCTTAAAAAAGTGAAGTCGTTTAACCGCATTAAAGAGGGCGTAGAGAAAATTAAAAATGGAGATCTTCACCATCGAATTGAAGTAGATGGCAAAGGGGAGATTAGCCAACTTGCAACAAATATTAATCGTATTACGGATGGGCTAAAAAAGTCGGTAGATAGTGAAATTAAGAGCGAGCGTTTAAAAACAGAGCTCATTACGAATGTTTCGCATGATATTCGAACGCCATTAACGTCCATTATTACGTATGTCGATTTATTAAAAATCGAAACGGATCCTGAAAAAATGGCGGAATATATAGACGTGTTAGATCAAAAGTCAAAAAGGCTCCAGCATTTAACGGATGATTTATTTGAAGCGGCGAAAGCGTCAAGTGGAAGTATGCCTGTTCAAATAGAACGGATTGACATCGTATCTTTGCTAACGCAGGGAATCGGGGAAATGGATGAAAAAATTGAAGCGTCGGCATTAGATTTTAAATTAGCCTATCCAATAGAAAAGGTGTATGTGAACGCGGATGGGAAATTGCTATGGCGTGCCGTTGAAAACTTATTCTCGAATATTTTTAAATACGCACAGCCTGCCTCAAGGGTATATATCGATGTGGAGGATTTAGGGAACGAAATAGGTGTGACATTTAAAAACATTTCAGCATATGAGTTAAATATTTCAGCCGATGAGCTAATGGAGCGCTTTAAGCGAGGGGATGAATCGAGAACGAGCCAAGGAAGCGGATTAGGGTTGTCGATTGCGGAAAGCCTAATCCATATCCAGCACGGAAAATTTTTAGTTCAAGTAGATGGCGATTTATTTAAGGTAATGATTTATTTACCGAAAATTTCAAACGAATAG
- a CDS encoding YhgE/Pip domain-containing protein yields MKNSWNIFKSDIRNISRNWVAAILIGGLVFLPSLYAWLNIYASWDPYAKTDQLPVAIVNEDAGANVRGEQLNVGNELIDTLKNNQDMKWSFTSRKDAMKKVEYGDYFAVIIIPENFSEKLASIVSGNPQKADIEYYVNEKINSIAPKITEQGATVIVQEVSSQFISNVNGVIFNVFNDLGIEIESYLPDIHNFENYVFKMEQELPTIHKLLTDVQKDASSAQKIVTQANLMVPRAEQITTEGLNHIGKTIDFLTKAQSRLNELAPTIENDLDKVSKISKSTNEFLQKVQNADLDFTELDRVKVDLDNKITSNIQTIDSIRKDLDWLKELSNSSNESSLEENNVAQQTKLDQAIDKTNKLKVFLQETQTNTRTINSLVKDKEQQMQKILSDLQKIAQNTTVQLDAFINEYKNSIEPTVLSEVANAKKTLGNAKEMLSNIQSNLPEVTRILNSTAAHLKEGKSTLDHALIQYPYIYDKVKQLADKIRKVQGETNLNEIIQLLRNDPQAERSFFEEPIVLNENKLFPIANYGTGMTPFYTVLAIWVGCLLLISLLATDANHENNVSERAVYFGRLFTFSAIGLFQALIVTIGDIVLLGVDVKNSFWFIVFGFLISFVFMSIVYTLVSVFGDIGKAFAIIMLVLQIAGAGGTYPVVLLPEFFQLINPALPFTYAVDIMREAVGGIVWQRALRDASFLLLFSAAFLLFGTFFKEKINRKTKLLLKKSRESGLFH; encoded by the coding sequence ATGAAAAATAGTTGGAATATTTTCAAGTCAGACATTCGAAATATAAGCAGGAATTGGGTGGCTGCAATTCTTATAGGAGGTTTAGTCTTCCTACCTTCTTTATATGCATGGCTTAACATTTATGCTTCTTGGGACCCTTATGCTAAAACTGATCAGCTTCCTGTAGCGATTGTAAACGAAGATGCAGGAGCAAACGTGCGGGGGGAACAGTTAAACGTTGGAAATGAACTAATCGATACATTAAAAAACAATCAAGATATGAAGTGGTCTTTTACTTCTCGAAAAGATGCGATGAAAAAAGTTGAATATGGTGATTATTTTGCAGTCATCATTATCCCAGAAAACTTTTCCGAAAAGTTAGCTTCTATCGTTTCAGGTAACCCCCAAAAGGCGGATATCGAATACTATGTAAATGAAAAAATTAACTCCATTGCGCCTAAAATAACGGAACAAGGAGCAACGGTTATTGTTCAAGAAGTTAGCAGTCAATTCATCTCAAATGTGAATGGCGTCATTTTTAACGTCTTTAATGATTTAGGCATTGAAATAGAAAGCTACCTACCAGATATTCATAACTTTGAAAACTATGTATTCAAAATGGAACAAGAATTGCCTACAATCCACAAATTACTGACGGATGTCCAAAAAGACGCCTCTTCCGCACAGAAAATTGTCACGCAGGCTAATTTAATGGTTCCTCGTGCCGAACAAATAACGACTGAAGGTTTGAATCACATTGGAAAAACAATCGATTTCTTGACGAAAGCACAAAGTCGTTTAAATGAACTCGCCCCTACAATTGAAAATGATTTGGATAAAGTATCAAAGATTTCAAAAAGTACAAATGAATTTCTTCAAAAAGTTCAAAACGCCGATTTGGATTTTACCGAGTTGGATCGAGTAAAGGTGGACCTCGACAACAAAATAACCTCCAATATCCAAACTATCGACTCGATCAGGAAGGACCTTGATTGGTTAAAAGAATTATCCAATAGCTCGAACGAATCGAGTTTGGAAGAAAACAACGTAGCACAACAAACAAAACTAGATCAGGCAATTGACAAAACGAACAAATTGAAAGTTTTTTTACAAGAAACGCAAACGAATACGCGTACAATCAATTCACTTGTAAAAGATAAAGAACAACAAATGCAAAAAATATTGAGTGATTTACAAAAAATAGCTCAGAATACAACCGTCCAACTGGATGCCTTTATAAACGAATACAAAAACTCAATTGAACCAACTGTTCTTTCCGAAGTAGCCAATGCAAAAAAGACCTTAGGAAATGCCAAAGAAATGCTGTCCAATATTCAGTCCAATTTACCGGAAGTCACGCGTATTCTAAATAGTACAGCCGCGCATCTTAAAGAGGGAAAATCAACATTGGATCATGCATTGATACAATATCCATATATATATGACAAAGTGAAACAGCTAGCAGATAAAATACGAAAAGTTCAGGGGGAAACAAATCTCAATGAAATAATCCAGTTACTCCGCAATGATCCACAAGCGGAACGTAGCTTCTTTGAAGAGCCGATCGTCTTGAATGAAAACAAACTTTTCCCTATCGCAAATTACGGAACAGGTATGACTCCTTTTTATACCGTTCTAGCTATATGGGTAGGTTGTTTGCTTCTTATCTCACTTCTTGCTACAGATGCCAACCATGAAAATAATGTAAGCGAACGTGCGGTATATTTCGGTCGATTGTTTACATTCTCTGCGATTGGACTTTTCCAAGCATTGATTGTAACAATAGGCGACATTGTTCTATTAGGTGTGGATGTTAAAAATTCATTCTGGTTTATAGTGTTCGGATTTCTTATTAGTTTCGTTTTCATGTCCATTGTTTACACGCTTGTGTCCGTTTTTGGCGATATAGGAAAAGCGTTTGCAATTATTATGCTTGTCTTGCAAATTGCAGGGGCAGGCGGTACCTATCCAGTCGTTCTTTTACCAGAGTTTTTTCAGTTAATCAACCCTGCACTTCCTTTTACGTATGCAGTAGATATTATGCGTGAAGCTGTAGGCGGTATCGTCTGGCAGAGAGCATTACGAGATGCTTCTTTCCTTTTGCTCTTTAGTGCAGCATTTTTACTATTCGGCACCTTCTTTAAAGAAAAGATAAACCGGAAAACAAAGCTACTGCTTAAAAAGTCGCGAGAATCCGGATTATTTCATTGA
- the dacB gene encoding D-alanyl-D-alanine carboxypeptidase/D-alanyl-D-alanine-endopeptidase has translation MGEIQAVVLTPQAVAALDQAVEQSLGKDRATFTLRDRATGDILYAYRGEHLMRPASNMKIISGAAALEELGLDYRFQTELYIDGELGDGMLNGNLYVKGYGDPTINEATLRHFADMLWQKGIQSINEQLIGDDSYFTGDTLPPGVDDEGETHYYGARISPITMSPNDDFDASTIIVTAESQSVGEPPTFTVIPHLSGHEITNEATTVESGAENTLEIRRLNGTNHIVMTGAIPQGESAKVWVSLQNPTVNTLEFFKVLCEQKGIQFTHAQPVTVGKVTESAELIYTHESRTVAELFSIFMKLSNNSIADIVVKTLGELQHGVGDYESGLLVVNDYLMRKNIDFSTWQFVDGSGLSHGIRLHSNGISQLLFELQKEPYFEVFFASLPVGGNEDRLIGGTLKDRFLEPEFTGKIFAKTGYIHEVHCLSGYATGASGKDYIFSIMLEDCEDGIPFIDEGLKAIISAI, from the coding sequence ATGGGAGAAATTCAAGCAGTAGTACTCACACCACAAGCAGTAGCAGCACTTGATCAAGCGGTTGAACAAAGTTTAGGGAAAGATAGGGCAACGTTTACATTACGTGACCGCGCAACAGGGGATATTTTATACGCATATCGAGGGGAGCATTTAATGCGCCCAGCCTCGAACATGAAAATTATTTCAGGTGCAGCCGCTTTAGAGGAGTTGGGCTTAGATTATCGCTTTCAAACGGAGCTGTATATTGATGGAGAACTTGGAGATGGCATGTTAAACGGGAATCTCTATGTGAAGGGTTATGGTGATCCAACGATTAACGAAGCAACACTGCGACATTTTGCGGATATGTTATGGCAAAAAGGTATTCAATCCATCAATGAGCAACTAATCGGCGATGATAGTTATTTCACAGGGGATACATTGCCACCGGGTGTGGATGATGAAGGGGAAACACATTATTACGGTGCGCGTATTTCGCCGATTACGATGTCACCAAATGATGATTTTGATGCGAGTACAATTATAGTGACAGCAGAGTCACAGTCAGTTGGGGAGCCGCCAACATTTACCGTGATTCCACATTTAAGTGGCCATGAAATTACAAACGAAGCGACAACTGTAGAAAGTGGCGCGGAGAACACATTAGAAATCCGTCGGTTAAATGGTACCAATCATATTGTAATGACGGGTGCTATTCCACAAGGTGAAAGTGCGAAAGTATGGGTATCATTACAAAATCCAACAGTCAATACTTTGGAATTTTTCAAGGTGCTTTGTGAGCAAAAGGGCATTCAGTTCACACATGCTCAGCCAGTTACAGTTGGGAAAGTTACGGAAAGCGCGGAGCTTATTTACACACATGAATCGCGTACAGTTGCGGAGTTATTTTCGATTTTTATGAAGCTTAGCAACAATAGCATTGCCGATATTGTTGTCAAAACGCTTGGGGAATTGCAGCATGGTGTTGGTGATTATGAGTCAGGTTTACTTGTTGTGAATGACTACTTAATGCGAAAAAATATTGATTTTTCAACATGGCAATTCGTTGATGGCTCGGGACTTTCGCATGGTATTCGCCTGCATTCAAATGGCATTTCACAGCTATTATTTGAGCTGCAAAAAGAGCCGTATTTTGAGGTGTTCTTTGCATCCTTACCGGTTGGCGGGAACGAAGATCGTTTAATCGGTGGCACATTGAAAGACCGCTTTTTAGAGCCGGAATTTACGGGCAAAATATTTGCAAAAACAGGCTATATTCATGAGGTGCACTGCTTATCGGGTTACGCGACAGGTGCGAGTGGGAAAGACTATATATTTTCAATTATGCTAGAAGATTGTGAGGACGGTATACCGTTTATAGATGAGGGGTTAAAGGCTATTATAAGCGCAATATAA
- a CDS encoding DUF418 domain-containing protein, producing MKKRMEVLDSLRGFSLLGILIANMLYFQYGTITKEEIEPTTWWDQAAFYFTKIAVEASVYPIFGFLFGYGIILFVGSLEKRELNARGPLWRRAIGLVVLGALHIAFVWDGDILLTYGAALIMIILFFLKRQVKTWLVWSGILAGIMLPSMFLKENLLALFAEEADKAAVIFSSGTYLEVMQHRIGLGDDEFGLIFWIVGLAIGFILVAVMAFFAVGSFILLGMAAAKVDLFNDIEQKQRLLKRVTWLVPVGLLCKAFLVWEHPVGTLIYGFGTYALAIGYIALFTLLFIKLKDHKIMHRFASVGRLSLSNYLLQSIICTTIFYGYGFGYFGKLGVALGLVLALIVYGLQLVGSRLYLQRFSIGPVEWLLRKFVYLGKEK from the coding sequence ATGAAGAAACGAATGGAAGTACTAGATAGCTTACGTGGCTTTTCATTGCTTGGTATTTTAATTGCAAATATGCTGTATTTTCAATATGGCACAATAACAAAAGAGGAGATAGAGCCGACTACTTGGTGGGATCAGGCTGCCTTTTATTTCACAAAAATTGCGGTAGAGGCTTCGGTTTATCCGATTTTCGGCTTTTTATTTGGCTATGGCATTATTTTATTTGTAGGTTCACTGGAAAAGCGTGAGCTCAATGCAAGAGGACCACTTTGGCGTCGGGCGATTGGGCTTGTTGTTTTAGGAGCTTTGCATATCGCATTCGTTTGGGATGGCGATATTTTACTTACATATGGCGCGGCACTCATAATGATTATTTTATTTTTCTTAAAACGTCAGGTAAAAACATGGCTTGTTTGGTCGGGGATTTTAGCAGGGATTATGCTGCCATCGATGTTTCTTAAAGAAAATTTATTGGCGCTATTTGCGGAGGAAGCTGACAAGGCAGCCGTTATTTTTTCAAGTGGCACGTATTTAGAGGTTATGCAACATCGTATTGGTCTTGGTGATGATGAATTTGGTCTTATTTTTTGGATAGTTGGTCTAGCGATTGGCTTTATTCTCGTTGCGGTGATGGCCTTTTTCGCGGTAGGGTCCTTTATTTTACTTGGGATGGCGGCTGCAAAGGTAGATTTGTTTAACGATATTGAGCAAAAGCAGCGTCTTCTGAAACGTGTTACATGGCTTGTGCCAGTCGGATTATTATGTAAGGCATTCCTCGTTTGGGAGCATCCAGTTGGCACACTTATTTATGGCTTTGGTACGTATGCACTGGCAATCGGTTATATCGCGTTGTTTACATTACTATTTATCAAGCTAAAAGATCATAAGATCATGCATAGATTTGCAAGTGTAGGGCGTTTGTCGTTATCCAATTATTTATTGCAATCGATTATTTGTACAACGATTTTTTACGGCTATGGCTTCGGCTATTTTGGCAAGCTTGGCGTAGCACTGGGGCTCGTATTGGCGCTTATTGTTTACGGCTTGCAGCTTGTTGGCTCACGTCTATATTTACAGCGCTTTTCGATTGGCCCTGTGGAATGGCTGCTGCGCAAGTTTGTGTATTTAGGAAAAGAGAAATGA